ATATGTTATTTCGATGATTAGATTACAGCAAGATTTTGAAACGGAAATTCAGGATTCCGGGTACTATCTTTCTGAACCTAATATGATAATCGTAAAAGAAACTACCAAACAAGAAATAGAAGAGACTATTATTCATATGTTTAAATGCAAGTATTTTGAAAGGATTGATAATTGCGGGTTTTAATAATCAAGTATCGCCCGGCTTTGCCGGGCGATGTCCTCAGAGGTTATGCGTTTTCCAGCATAACCTCTTTAACCTGCACACTTTTCGACCCTAGTCATATTGGTTAATTGGGGGAGAAATGCCTCTGTTCCACATTGGCTCAACGAGCCAGAATACTTGCCTCATGGTACATCTTTCCAAGCAGGGGATTAAAACCGGCACACAGGCCGTCACGGTGCGTCACAGGGCTAAGAGACGGCGGACCGGAGCCGCTTGTTGGCATCGGATTGGGATGTCCACCCTGTTTTGCACGAAAAATCCGGGAATCCGCTGAATATTGTGGTTGAATCAAAGGATTCCCCTGCCAGAAGCCGGAAAACGCCTTAAAACCGTTGGTTTTGGTGAAATCAGCTTTGGCTTGTGGCATAAGTTTTTCTGAAATGCAAGAAAAAAGTATTCAAAAAACAGGGGCATCCAGCATAACAAATCCGGACTTTTTCACTCGGCAGTTTTTCCATTTTCAGCGGTGGTTTAGAAGCACTGGGGGCAGAATCCGGAATACGGGAAAAACCGGATGCCGCCGCGCCACCCATGTAAGACATGTTCGACCTTTTGAAATTCATGGCAAGTAAGTTTTCGGTAAGAAAAACGCAAGAGAATCGAAATTGACAGTCACCCCGATGCTATGTTACAATGGCGCACACCCGGGGGGTTAAGGGGGTGGAAACACACCGGAAAAATCCCAGCAAGACAAACACACCGGCTGCTCCAAGATGGATCTGGTCGGTGTGTTTTCTTTCTGTTGTTACAGACCGTTGATAAATTTCACAGACCAGGCTTCGTCTTCCAAGCCGTAAACCTGTCATCCATTCTTCTGTTAGCTGCTTCATATATTTTTTCAGCTTGTGCGGAAACCGATACCACAATGGAACAAATATCTGTTCCATAGATGAAGCACCTTACACAAATCAAAAAAAGAGCCGGTAAAGGACTTGAATCCATCTGTCCCCAGAGGTAACATACGACACACTTCCAGAGTGGTCTCTCTCCGGAAGGAATAACCTGTGAAGTTCGTAGGTTGTGGAGATGGATAGGCTTATTCCCCCTTGCGATGGCCGTAGCCCTGAGCGTAAATCGGTGCATAACGCTTATCAGCTGAGGTTGCCGGCAGATTTACAGTTACGGATGGAGGCAGGAAAAGAAGGAAGGATGGCATCTGAGAAAAGAAAACATCATCTATGTGGGGATTGACCTGCATAAGGAAACCCACACGGCAGTCATGCTGGACTGCTGGAATACGAAGCTGGGAGAGATTACGTTTGGCAATAAGCCATCGGAGTTTCCGAAGCTGGTCAGAAAGGTCAGCCGTTTTGTGGCAGAAGACAAAATGGCGGTGTATGGTCTGGAAAACGCCTACGGTTATGGCCGCGCCTTGGCGGTATGGTTGATCGAAAAAGGATTCCATGTAAAAGACGTAAATACTGCTTTGTCTTACGCCCAGAGAAAAAGCGTGCCGATGTATCAGAAAAGTGACAGTTATGATGCGGAAGCCGTGGCTTTAGTGCTGATCAATATGCTGGACAAACTGCCGGATGCGATACCGGATGATAAGTATTGGACGCTGGGCCAGTTAGTAAATCGGCGGGATAATATCTGTACCCATCTGCACAGGCTGAAGAACCAGCTTCATGAGCAGCTCTGTATGGCGTATCCCAGCTATAAACAGTTTTTCAGCGATATCAGCCGTGCAACAGCACTGTATTTTTTCAAAGAGTACCCATCGCCGGAACATCTGCTGGGAAAGACAGTAGAGGAACTGGCGGAAGAGCTGCGCCCGGTCAGCCATAATAATTGTTCGGTCAAACGCGCAGAGAAGATATTGAATCTGGTAAAGTCTGATGGCGAGACAAAACGGAATCATCAGGAGAGCCGGGATGCTATAACCCGGAGCCTGGTCAGCGATTTGGAGCATTACCGCATCCAGCTGGAAGAAGTAAATGAGGCAATTGAAACCTTACTTCCAGAATTTAACTGCACCCTGACCACTATGCCGGGAATTGACGTGATAACGGCTGCTAATATGCTGTCAGAGATAGGAGAAATCACCCGATTTCCCAGTGCGGATAAGCTGGCAAAATTCGCCGGGATAGCGCCAGTCAATTTTTCGTCGGCAGGGAAAGGAAAGGATATGTGCCCGAAGCAGGGAAACAGGCGGTTACAGGCCATCTTCTATTTTATGGCGATTCAGATGATACAGATTTCAACAAACGGAACTCCAAGAAATAAAGTATTCCGGGAGTATTATCTGAAGCGGGTTGTGGAAGGCAAAAATAAACAGCAGGCATTAATCTGTGTATCTCGGCGTTTGGTAAATATCGTGTATGGAATGCTGAAAAACCATACAGAATACCGGGAGCCGGAGTAAGAAAGGCTGTTGGTTATGAACAGTTTATGCTAAGATAGAACTAGAAAAACACAACAATGGGTTTACCACCTTTTCCAAAAGAACAGAGAAAAAGGTGCGAAAGTTATAAGCTGGATGACTCAGTGCCAAGGGGGGATCTGAGACTGAATATAAGAAACCTGTATCTGGAAAGACAGGAAAAGAGGCGGCAAATGATGTGCCAAGTTGGGCAAAAGGTAATCGTCCATATAAAGGTGAAAGTGGTAAAGATTTTGCGAAACGTTTAATGGACGAGAAATATGGTGCTGGTAATTATAAGACTGGTCCAGCAAGTGAATACAATAAAATTAAAAAGTGGGGTGATCGCGGATTTGAATAGAATTATACCAAAAGAACTTTATATTATAAAATTTAAAATAAAGCAAGAGGAGTATTATACTTTTTGGTATACAGACGATGTGGATGGATTCCTTTTAGAAAGTAATGAAAAACTGAAATCTTTCGCAAGCGAGAAAGAGGCAAAACGTTTTGCGGAAGACAATAAATTCAAACTAGATAATGAAATTCTACTAATATCGTCGGATATACTAATTAGTTTAAAAATGGAAGAACTAGATTGCAACCTTGTTCTAACATATTGGAATATAATGTCAGATATGGCTCAATCAGTGCACGGTAAGTTTTTAGGAGATAGTGAAGACGATGAAGTTCAAAGCATTTATAATAAACTTTTTTATGGATGCAACTTACCAGCACTTAAAAAGGATGGAGAAGATTTTTCGCCAAAATGGAACGGATATGAAAAAAATTGGATTGTTAAAGTAATTGAAAACGGATTTGAACTTTTATTAAAAGCGTTAAATTAAACTGTTTTCCGCCCGGCTTTGCCGGGCGATATCCCTCGGTCGGGTGGCGTAAAGCCACCTGACCTTTAACCTGCACACTTTTCGACCCTGGCAATATCGGTGGATTTGGAGAGAAATGCCTCTGTTCCACATCGGCTCAACGAGCCGAAATACTCGTTCCATAGTACATCTTTCCGAGCCGGGTCTTAAAACTGGCACCCAGGCGGTCACGCTGCGTCACAAGGCTAAAAGAAGGCGGGGGAGGAATCGCTTGACGGCATACGGCAGGGATATCCGCTCTGCTTTGTAGGAAAAATCCGGAAATCTGCTGGATATTGCGATTGAATCAAAGGATTCCCCTGTTTGATGCCGGAAAATGCCTTAAAACCGATGGTTTGGGCGAAATCAGCTTGTCTGGCGGCATAAGTTTTTTGGGAATACAGGAAAAAGTTATTCAAAAAACAGAGGCCTCCAGCATAACAAATTCGGGCTTTGCCACCCGGTAGTTTTCTCATTTTCAGCAGCATTTTAGAGGCGCCGGGTGGCAGAATCCTGCACATTAAAAAACTGGGTGCCGCCAAGCCACCCATGAATAACGATTGATATCTTTTTTCGACCCATTGAAATCCATTTGTCAGTAAGATTTCAGAAGGAAAACGCAATGGAATCGAAATTGACAGCTACGGCTGCTCTATGTTACAATGACGCACACCCGGGGGTTTAAGGGGGTAAAAACACACCGCTTTCCATACCCCGGAAAAACAGATATTGCAGGAAAAAAACAGAAAAAAGAACACAGCCGGTTCTCCTGCACCATGGAGAGTGGCAGTGTTCTTTTTTTCTGCTGTTACAGGTTGTTGATAAACTTCATAACCCGGATGCCATCACGGAATCCGCCGGTGTGCAAAGCTGGCTCCACATCGGCCATGCGGTCTGTCATGGAATCCAGATACTGTTCCATGAGAGTGTGTTCCTGCTTTGACAGCCGGTTCAGTATGCCCTCTGCCTGGTCCATCAGCAGGCGGGAGTTTTCCTGTTCTGCCGGAGTCCGGGCCGACTTCATTTCCTGCACAAGAATTGAATCCGCTCTGTAACCATCATGTCCAGTAATTCTTGCTCGTTTATGGCAATCATCTCCTTCTGTACGACAGAGGATACCGGATATCTGTTTCAAAGTCCATACTGCTATGTGACAAACCAGAGCGTCCATACTGCATCACATTTCACAAATCGGAGAAATCAACGATAAAAGATTTGCAATCACCGGAAACCAGAGCTAACATACACTACACCTCGAAAGAGGAGTAACCTGTAAAGTTTGTAGGTTGTGGAGATGGATAGGCTTATTCCCCCTTGCGATGGCCGTAGCCCCAAGGCGTAAATCGGTGCATAACGCTTATCAGCTGAGGTTGCCGACAGTTCGGCGATTAGGGATGGAGACAGGAAGAGAAGGAAGGATGACATCTGAGAAAAGAAAACATCATCTATGTGGGGATTGACCTGCATAAGGAAACCCACACAGCAGTCATGCTGGACTGCTGGAATACGAAGCTGGGAGAGATTACATTTGGCAATAAGCCATTGGAGTTTCCAAAGCTGGTAAGGAAGGTCAGCCGTTTTGTGACAGAGGATAAGGCGGTGGTATACGGTCTGGAGAACGCCTATGGATACGGACGTGCTCTGGCAGTATGGCTGATTGAGAAAGAATTTCATGTAAAAGACGTAAACACGGTATTATCCTACGCCCAGAGAAAAAGCGTACCCATGTACCAGAAAAGTGACAGTTATGATGCAGAAGCCGTGGCTCTGGTGCTAATCAATATGCTGGACAAACTGCCGGATGCGATACCAGATGATAAATATTGGACGCTGGGTCAGTTGGTGAACCGGCGGGACAATATCTGTACCCATTTGCACAGGCTGAAGAACCAGCTCCATGAGCAGCTTTGCATGGCATATCCCAGCTATAAGCAGTTTTTCAGCGATATTAGCCGTGCAACAGCATTATATTTTTTCAAGGAATATCCATCGCCGGAACATCTGCTGGGAAAGACAGCGGAGGAATTGGCGGAAGAGCTGCGCCCGGTCAGCCACAATAACTGTTCGGTCAAACGTGCGGAGAAGATACTGAATCTAGTTAAATCTGATGGCGAGACAAGACGGGAGCATCAGGAAAGCCGGGATACGATAACAAAAAGTCTTGTCAGCGATTTAGAGCATTACCGCATTCAACTGGAGGAAGTAAACGAGGCAATCGAAAACTTACTGCCGGAATTTAACTGTACCCTTACCACCATGCCGGAGATTGATGTGATAACGGCGGCGAATATGCTGTCAGAGATAGGTGAAATCACCCGCTTTCCCAGTGCGGATAAGCTGGCGAAGTTTGCCGGGATAGCGCCAGTCAATTTTTCATCGGCAGGAAAAGGGAAGGATAAGTGTCCGAAACAGGGAAACAGGCGGTTACAGGCAATCTTTTATTTTATGGCAATCCAGATGATACAGGTATCAACAAACGGAACTCCGAGAAATAAGGTATTCCGGGAGTATTATCTGAAACGGGTTGCGGATGGAAAGAATAAACAGCAGGCATTAATCTGTGTATCCCGGCGCTTGGTAAATATTGTGTAGGGGATGCTGAAAAACCATACAGAATACCGGGAGCCGGAGTAATAAAGGCTGACAGTTACGAGCAGTTTGTGCTAAGATAGAACCAGAAGAAGCACAACGATTGGTTTACCACCTTTTCCAAAAGAACAGAGAAAAAGGGGCGAAAGTTATAAGCTGGATGACTCGGTGCCAAGGGGGATTCTGAGACTTAATATTCAGGAGAATTAAAGAAAGTAGATAGTAAAGATGCCGCAGCGGATGCTTTAGCAGAAAGAATTGGCGGAGAATCCAGAGTAAAGTTCTCTAATGACCCCAACGGGCGAGAATTTGATGTAGTAAGTGATGATTATATTGCACAAGCAAAACCAGATTTGAAATCTTATGGTCAAAGTTGGAGAAAACAGACTAAAGCAACCTTTGAGGCAGCAAAAGCAACTGGAAGGAAGGCATATTTCCAATTTGAAGGTACACCTGCAGATGATATATTACGCAAAATCGCTAAATATGGTGAAAGATATTGGAAGTCCTGAGGAAATGCGGGAAAAAGCAAAAGAAGGTTATTTTGTCAGAGATCCGGAGAGAAACCAGGTATACTGTCCGGCAGGAGAGATTCTGAGACAGAAGAGCATAAAGAAAAACGGAAACATTCGCTATGTGAATAAAAATGCCTGTAAACACTGCCCAAACCGTAATAAGTGTTACAAGGGAAAAGGTGAATGGAAAGAGATTGATTTTACCAAAGACCAACGGATAAAACCATGTAAGGACTGGCTGAAAGCAGAAGGAAAGAAAGCGGAGGAAACGAGAGCAGATGAAAAATGGCACTATGAGAAAAGAAAGGTTGTGAAATTTTTTCTGAAACCAGACAAAGAAAAAATGAGCCAGAGAATGTGCCTGTCGGAGCATCCATTTGGAACAATAAAACGAGCGATGGGAGCCACTTATTTTCTATTGAGAGGGATACGAAAAGTGGCTGGGGAGTTTGCG
This portion of the Clostridium sp. AN503 genome encodes:
- a CDS encoding IS110 family transposase, yielding MGIDLHKETHTAVMLDCWNTKLGEITFGNKPLEFPKLVRKVSRFVTEDKAVVYGLENAYGYGRALAVWLIEKEFHVKDVNTVLSYAQRKSVPMYQKSDSYDAEAVALVLINMLDKLPDAIPDDKYWTLGQLVNRRDNICTHLHRLKNQLHEQLCMAYPSYKQFFSDISRATALYFFKEYPSPEHLLGKTAEELAEELRPVSHNNCSVKRAEKILNLVKSDGETRREHQESRDTITKSLVSDLEHYRIQLEEVNEAIENLLPEFNCTLTTMPEIDVITAANMLSEIGEITRFPSADKLAKFAGIAPVNFSSAGKGKDKCPKQGNRRLQAIFYFMAIQMIQVSTNGTPRNKVFREYYLKRVADGKNKQQALICVSRRLVNIV
- a CDS encoding restriction endonuclease fold toxin, producing the protein MGGESRVKFSNDPNGREFDVVSDDYIAQAKPDLKSYGQSWRKQTKATFEAAKATGRKAYFQFEGTPADDILRKIAKYGERYWKS
- a CDS encoding IS110 family transposase, giving the protein MDLHKETHTAVMLDCWNTKLGEITFGNKPSEFPKLVRKVSRFVAEDKMAVYGLENAYGYGRALAVWLIEKGFHVKDVNTALSYAQRKSVPMYQKSDSYDAEAVALVLINMLDKLPDAIPDDKYWTLGQLVNRRDNICTHLHRLKNQLHEQLCMAYPSYKQFFSDISRATALYFFKEYPSPEHLLGKTVEELAEELRPVSHNNCSVKRAEKILNLVKSDGETKRNHQESRDAITRSLVSDLEHYRIQLEEVNEAIETLLPEFNCTLTTMPGIDVITAANMLSEIGEITRFPSADKLAKFAGIAPVNFSSAGKGKDMCPKQGNRRLQAIFYFMAIQMIQISTNGTPRNKVFREYYLKRVVEGKNKQQALICVSRRLVNIVYGMLKNHTEYREPE
- a CDS encoding transposase; translation: MIYYAKSLNMVKDIGSPEEMREKAKEGYFVRDPERNQVYCPAGEILRQKSIKKNGNIRYVNKNACKHCPNRNKCYKGKGEWKEIDFTKDQRIKPCKDWLKAEGKKAEETRADEKWHYEKRKVVKFFLKPDKEKMSQRMCLSEHPFGTIKRAMGATYFLLRGIRKVAGEFALFCLGYNLERAKNLLGFQKMMELMEQA